The following proteins are co-located in the Apium graveolens cultivar Ventura chromosome 5, ASM990537v1, whole genome shotgun sequence genome:
- the LOC141660498 gene encoding uncharacterized protein LOC141660498 codes for MKRIHTRNHSILNDEQKIVYDSILDNINQKKGGVFFFYGSGGCGKTFLWQTLCCRLRSEHKIVLLVASCGIAAVLLPGGRTAHSRFHIPLKLDENYSAGLRHGTDISEILQRTDLIIWDEAPMQNCHAFECVDRSLRDIMSAIDKSRAKKPFGGITIVFGGDFMHILLVIPKASRAKVVCSTLNKSKLWESCEVFLLK; via the coding sequence ATGAAGAGAATCCACACAAGAAATCATAGTATTCTCAATGATGAACAGAAGATAGTCTATGATTCCATTCTTGACAATATCAACCAGAAAAAAGGTGGTGTTTTCTTTTTTTACGGAAGTGGAGGATGTGGAAAGACTTTCTTGTGGCAGACACTGTGTTGTCGATTACGATCAGAGCATAAGATTGTGCTTCTTGTTGCCTCATGTGGTATAGCTGCTGTGTTGCTTCCTGGTGGGAGAACCGCACACTCCCGCTTTCACATTCCACTCAAGCTTGATGAAAATTATTCTGCCGGTTTAAGACACGGGACTGATATTTCTGAGATACTTCAGCGAACTGATTTAATAATTTGGGACGAGGCTCCTATGCAAAATTGTCATGCTTTTGAATGCGTTGATCGATCCTTGAGAGATATTATGTCTGCTATTGATAAAAGCAGAGCTAAAAAGCCATTTGGTGGTATAACCATTGTTTTTGGTGGAGATTTTATGCATATACTTCTTGTCATTCCAAAAGCGTCAAGGGCTAAAGTTGTCTGCTCTACCCTCAATAAATCCAAGCTTTGGGAATCCTGTGAAGTATTTTTATTGAAGTAA
- the LOC141660499 gene encoding uncharacterized protein LOC141660499, with translation MRLNAGNSDLENKTIADFSKWQLVVGDGKKTNISPSPDTGEMLIKIPDQYIVHTSGDPMQKLFEVTYIDFIQNISSHEYLRSRAILTPTNIMVDEINTTILEKIPGMVYTYLSQDSIDDAGDDDNDFRSTFPVEKNSIECEILCGSHVGTKHLIPRIEMIPSDTNWPFEFKRVQFSIQICYAMTINKSQGQSLDTVGLYLPKAAFSHGHIYVAISRVTRPEGLHILIDSCDGISTDITNNVVFEEVFYNLPSVDN, from the exons ATGCGGCTTAATGCAGGAAATAGTGATTTGGAGAATAAAACCATTGCGGACTTTAGCAAGTGGCAGCTTGTTGTCGGTGATGGCAAAAAAACCAATATTTCTCCAAGTCCAGACACTGGTGAAATGTTAATAAAGATTCCTGATCAATATATCGTTCATACGTCCGGAGATCCAATGCAGAAGCTTTTTGAAGTGACGTACATAGATTTTATACAAAATATCTCTTCACATGAATACCTCAGATCAAGGGCCATACTCACACCTACCAATATCATGGTGGATGAGATTAATACAACGATACTTGAAAAAATTCCTGGCATGGTTTACACTTATCTGAGTCAGGATTCAATTGATGATGCAGGTGATGATGATAATGATTTCAGATCCACTTTTCCAGTTGA GAAGAACAGTATTGAATGTGAGATTTTGTGTGGCTCTCATGTTGGAACGAAACATCTAATACCTAGAATTGAGATGATTCCAAGTGACACGAACTGGCCATTTGAATTTAAACGCGTTCAGTTTTCGATTCAAATATGTTATGCCATGACGATTAACAAAAGTCAGGGACAATCACTTGATACAGTTGGGCTTTACCTTCCTAAAGCAGCTTTCTCGCACGGACACATTTATGTTGCTATATCTAGAGTGACACGACCTGAAGGCCTCCATATTCTCATAGATAGTTGTGATGGTATTAGCACAGATATCACAAATAATGTAGTTTTTGAGGAAGTGTTTTACAATCTTCCAAGTGTAGACAATTGA